A part of Carcharodon carcharias isolate sCarCar2 chromosome 6, sCarCar2.pri, whole genome shotgun sequence genomic DNA contains:
- the pex2 gene encoding peroxisome biogenesis factor 2, which translates to MDSKEDSLSSLNPVLRISQLDAFELDGALEQLIWSQFTQCFQCFKPGLLTHFEPELKAFLQLLLWRFTVYSKNATVGQTLLNIKYKNDLSQGPKYQPMSKHQKLWYALCTIGAKWLQERAHDLFSHRSPESSIHKMKYFITFIVGLLKVAGLLNFLIFLQKGRFATFPERLLGIRAIFSTPQGFRQVGFEYMNRELLWHGFAEFLIFLLPLINARKLKTAVSSWFLPVGHRHDNDGTLAIHCKECALCGDWPTMPHTIGCKHVFCYYCIKSNYLSDAYFTCPKCNSEVQNLVPLTPEVHKSV; encoded by the coding sequence ATGGATTCCAAAGAGGACAGCTTAAGTTCCCTGAATCCAGTACTAAGAATAAGCCAGCTGGATGCTTTTGAACTGGATGGAGCCTTAGAACAACTCATATGGTCCCAGTTTACCCAGTGTTTTCAATGTTTCAAACCCGGCTTGTTAACACACTTTGAGCCAGAACTGAAAGCCTTTCTACAACTTCTGTTGTGGAGATTTACAGTCTATTCCAAAAATGCAACAGTTGGCCAGACACTTCTGAATATCAAATATAAAAATGACTTATCTCAGGGACCAAAGTATCAGCCAATGAGTAAACATCAGAAGTTATGGTATGCGTTATGCACCATTGGGGCGAAATGGTTGCAAGAGAGAGCCCATGATTTATTCAGTCATCGCTCTCCAGAGTCAAGTATTCACAAGATGAAATATTTCATCACTTTTATAGTTGGACTTTTGAAGGTGGCTGGACTACTGAATTTTCTTATCTTTCTTCAGAAGGGTAGGTTTGCCACATTTCCAGAACGACTCTTGGGAATCAGAGCAATTTTCTCCACACCTCAGGGTTTTCGTCAAGTTGGCTTTGAATACATGAATCGAGAACTGTTATGGCACGGCTTTGCTGAATTCCTAATATTTCTTCTGCCATTGATCAATGCAAGAAAACTGAAAACAGCTGTCTCATCGTGGTTCCTTCCAGTAGGTCATCGCCATGATAATGATGGCACACTAGCTATCCACTGTAAAGAATGTGCCCTTTGTGGTGATTGGCCAACAATGCCTCACACAATTGGTTGTAAGCACGTTTTTTGTTATTACTGCATTAAAAGTAATTACCTATCTGATGCTTACTTCACTTGCCCAAAATGCAACAGTGAAGTCCAAAATTTAGTACCTTTGACACCTGAAGTTCACAAGTCAGTCTGA